The DNA sequence TCCTCTTCCTCATGCTCAGAAAAGCGACCGTTGTCCCCAAGAAAGTGGCGGGCGATGCATAGCCAGGGACAGGAGCATCACGGAAATTAATGTCTCTTCCTTTTTCCAGCACtaccccctcctcttcccccagtTTCTGGTTTTCCAGCCAGCTTGTGCAGCCATCCTACAGGGAAGGAGCCTGCCGGCATCCAGCACCTGCGCCAGGGCCGGTTCCCAGGGCATCACTTGAAACGAAAGGACGAATTCAACTCTGGCACCCGCCGATATCGACTCAGCTGACTGCGGAGTTGAATTTGCCCCAGATTTGGGAACAAGACACCTGCAGCCACAAAACCAGAGCAGCATGGCTCTCCGACTCGCAGCGAAAGCCGACGGGGGCCCTGCACGAGCGGAAGGTCCCTCCGAGAGCTGCTACCTGCCAGGGAGGGCGAGGTGACGGGCGCCGCCGTGCCGCCGCGGAGGCAGGACCTAGGAGTCCCGGCCGGGGGAGCGGAGCGCGTAGAGCTTCTCCCAGCACGTCGACAGCCTCTCCGCCTTCCGCGCGATCTCCTTCAGCTGCTTCCTGCGGCGGCCGGGCCctccgcgccggggctgcgccggggctggcggcaggctctgctgggggcaCGCCAAGGAAGCGGGAACAACCCCCCCCACGGTGCAGGCGTTAGCGGTGGGGACAAAAGCCACCGAGCTGGCACCGAGTCGCGGGCGAGGACATGCCCGGGACATCGCTGCCCTGCAAACCCGCGGCTGCAGCGAGGACGTGCTCCGCGGACAGCTCGGGTCTGCAGCAGAGCCAACCAGCCCCCCCCAAGCCTGCGGTGGCCCCAGACACCCCGAGGCCAGGCCTTGTCCCAAAGCCAGGCTCCGGGTGACTCTGCAGACCGGAGGCATCCCCATCCCAGGCTAGGAGACCTCCAGGAAGGGTTAAACCCAAGTCCGTTTCTTCGGCGATGGCGGGGAGGGACAAGCGTCCTCCCAAACGGCCTGAGCGTGGCCAGAGCCGGCGGCAGCCTGGCAGGTGGCACTTTGCCGCCCCGGGGCCTCCCCTGCCCGTTAATGGGTTATTTGCTGCTGCCACCCATGGGCGACGCTTCTGGCCGGGGTTTCCCCGGCAGAGTCCCGGGAATGCAGCACAAGCCCGTTTGCAGACCGGCCTCCTGGGGAGAGACCCGGTTTCTTGCTCTGGCacctttctctgctcttcccagagaGCATCCGGGGGGAGCCCACCCGGCTGTGCTCGGACACCCAGGGAGGCTCCACATCCCCACCGGCTGCGGCATCGCGGCCCAAGGGCAGGCGACAAACCGGTAAGAACCCACCAGCCCGTCCCGCGCTGGCACCGCCGGACTTCGCTccccagggccagggccgggcgGTGTAAAGCTCACCGGGGTGTGCCTTCGCCACCCCCCCGCCATAAAGCCGGCGCAGACCTTCACCCCCACCGCGacgccgcggggagaagagcctGAAGGCTCCCAAGCGGCAGCCAGGAGAGCGCGTGCAACAGGGCAGGCTCTGCCCGCAGCCCGGCTGGGAAACCGGGAGCCACTGGggcgcctgggaaggggcaggggcTCCCACCTTGCAGATTTTCCTGCAGTCCCTAAGCACGACCTCCGTGTTCCTGGCCACCTTCCACACCGCCACCTCCTCGGGGCCACGCAGCGTGCCGGCCGCCACGTCCCGCAGGGACATGCTGATGTTGTAGATGGACAGCAGGATCTTCTGGTCctggaagagagggaagaaagcagccccgggcagggaggagggagttTGATGGCCGATCACTTTGTCATgagcttgctggggctcagcccgcACAACCCTGCCAGCCGCGGGTCTCCCAGccctctgctcagcctggggccGGCGCTCACCTTGTCCGAACGGCAGGCTGGCCCGGCTCGGCTGTTCCTGTCTGCCGATCCGCTCAGgtttttctgcagaaataaagCAAAGAGCAGGTCAGGCACCCCGAAGCGCTGGTGCCTCCCGCGCAGGGCAAGAACCCCCCATTTCAGCGCAGGCAGCGCTCTGCCCACAGCTGCCCCACGACGCCGGCCAGGGACACAACCCCATATTAAGCCTTGCAGGCATCACCTTCCCTGCGAacagccccgcagcccccaggcgAAGGCGGCTTTGCACGGAGAGGCATTCGACCCGTCCCACTCTCCCCCGGCATTCAGCATCCCTCTGCTCACCAGGTTCTGGATCTCGTGGAAGATGACGGCGCGGTACTGCCGCAGGATTTTGGCGATGCTGCACCTCTTGCCTCTGCTCAGCACGGCGGCGACCAGGAGGAGCAGAACAGCGCAGGAGAGCGCCCTGGGGAGAATCTGGGCAGGGAAGGGCTCAGCATCACAGGAGACGCCAGGAGCGAaggcagggctccaggctctgccaggAACCCCTTGGCGCAAGCCTAAACCAGACCTGCCCCCACCTCCCGCTGCCTCGGCCCTTCCAGACACGGCACATGCAGGAGGGAGAGCAACCGCATCCTCTCCTCGAAGATGTCCTgcccagcagggccatctcctcTTGGAGCAAAGCCCTTGGGCAAGTTGCTCCAGttccaggccagcccaggcagcgCTGCTCACAGCAGCCCAGGACTTGGCACAGAGATGCGGCAGGGGACCCGCGTGCATTTGCAGGATCTGCCCCCCAGCTGCCTGCCCATCTGCCCCACCAGGTCCCTGCCTTTGCCTGCTCCCCAGCTATTGCAATCCAAAGCCAGGCACTCGACCACCAAAAACCAAGGGCAGCTAACGGGGATGTGCCCTGTGCCACGGAGGGGAGCAGGAGGCCGGAGCTGCCTCATCCCCACCAGCAAGCCGCAGATGATGGGAGAAGCCGGAGGAGAGGGCCTGCAGAGCCACCTGCTTTCGCCAGCGCATCCCGGAGGCCTCCGCAGCCCTCGGCGCTCCAAGGCTTCCCGGCAGACCCACGCCAGCCCCGACAGAGCGGGGAAACCCGAGCGCCGACATCCGAGCTCGCAGCGGAGCGCGGCAGCTCTGGCGAGGAGTCTGGCAGCGCTGCGAGGGGGCGGTGGGACCCTCCGAGGGACAAAGACGAGTCCAGGTGCTTTGACCAAAAGCCAGCAGAACCTCAGATGACCGAGACGAGGGATATTTGAGCAGTCCCACAGCAGCGGAGCGAGGATGGGAAGCCCTGCCTCTGCCAGCAAGAGCTTGACAGCTCTCCACCTCCCCTCCCTCCGCGCCGGCTGCCGACACACCTGCAGCGCTAGGAGATGGCACAGCGCTGGGGCCCATCCTGGCACGGGAGCGTTTCTatcatctcctgtttcctccAAGAGCCCAAGCCctgcctcttccccctccctgccctgggtTTCAGGtctgagcaggcagaaggcagctcGGCTCCTCTCGAAAACGCAAGCCCTGCGCTGCAGCCAAGCGTGCGCGAGCAGGAAGGGGGCCGGCGGCTGCCGagctcccggctccccccggcaggCCCCGCGCCAAGCAGGTGACTTCCAGCAAGGCGGATGATTTCAGCTCCATGTTGGagctttgtttttccccttctcttctgcATCTTGGTGCTCTCTGCACCTGGTGCCAGCATCCGTCTGCCCCACGGcacggcccccagccccagcgggCTCGCTGCCATTCCAGCCACATCTGGCTCCCGGGCTCAGCCTTTACCCAAAACAGCACAACCGAGACGCAGCCAGATGCAATACGTTCAGCCCACGCGACCCTCCAGCCCTTCGCTGGAAGCCTAGAGGGTTTGCTTTCAAAACCTGCGTCCATTCCCTGCTCCCCACCCGATGAAGGGCTAATCCTGGCTCCAGAAGGGTCGGGAAACCCACCCCTGCCCTCCAGCTCCCAGAGCTCAGCAGCAGTGACGAGAGCTTAGCCCAGGGCAAAACCCAACTCGCTGCGAGTCTGCAAACCCACAAGCAGGGAAATCGTCACGGAGCAGATTAGCAAATCCACATGCAACTGGTACAAATCCCACTGGGGTCTGCAGCTTTCTTAAGAAAGACGCGCATTCCTGTTGGCCAGGGCTGGGCCCCGTCCG is a window from the Apteryx mantelli isolate bAptMan1 chromosome 18, bAptMan1.hap1, whole genome shotgun sequence genome containing:
- the C18H20orf204 gene encoding uncharacterized protein C20orf204 homolog gives rise to the protein MILPRALSCAVLLLLVAAVLSRGKRCSIAKILRQYRAVIFHEIQNLKNLSGSADRNSRAGPACRSDKDQKILLSIYNISMSLRDVAAGTLRGPEEVAVWKVARNTEVVLRDCRKICKSLPPAPAQPRRGGPGRRRKQLKEIARKAERLSTCWEKLYALRSPGRDS